One Halobacterium zhouii genomic region harbors:
- a CDS encoding helix-turn-helix transcriptional regulator: protein MNRGVVCVLLALVVVAGVPVGAATPSEATGMPEEFDPDSVSLSANLHENGSATWTFTYRMRLSNDSEVAAFESLQADIQNDSSAYTETFRKRIAETVAAAADTTNRDMSVSNVAISTRVNTFNEETLGVVTYSFKWSNFAAVNGDRLVAGDALEGFYLDNETSLRISWPESYGLVDVDPDAQRPNENAVEWAGPKEFSTGEPRVVVSPGADDATDSEDANTPPPDDGSGNAGLSELLVPAVVGALAAAGVLGAAGWYYREQYGDDRTPGGGSDDAAAGGGDGAATTGADESAAGESTDDEPPAELLSNEERVKRFLDREGGRAKQQALVDEMDWTEAKTSQVVKQMRENDEVESFRIGRENVLKLPDDEE from the coding sequence ATGAACCGCGGAGTGGTGTGTGTCCTGCTCGCTCTGGTGGTCGTCGCGGGCGTTCCCGTCGGCGCGGCGACGCCGAGCGAAGCCACCGGAATGCCCGAGGAGTTCGACCCCGACAGCGTGTCGCTCTCTGCGAACCTGCACGAGAACGGCAGCGCGACGTGGACGTTCACCTACCGGATGCGACTGTCGAACGACTCCGAGGTGGCGGCCTTCGAATCCCTCCAGGCGGACATCCAGAACGACAGTTCCGCGTACACGGAGACGTTCCGGAAGCGCATCGCGGAGACCGTCGCCGCCGCGGCGGACACGACGAACCGCGACATGAGCGTGTCGAACGTCGCGATATCGACGCGAGTGAACACGTTCAACGAGGAGACACTCGGCGTCGTCACGTACTCGTTCAAGTGGTCGAACTTCGCCGCCGTGAACGGCGACCGACTGGTCGCGGGGGACGCCCTCGAGGGGTTCTACCTCGACAACGAGACGTCGCTCAGAATCTCGTGGCCCGAGTCCTACGGACTGGTCGACGTCGACCCGGACGCCCAGCGCCCGAACGAGAACGCGGTCGAGTGGGCCGGCCCGAAGGAGTTCTCGACGGGCGAGCCCCGGGTCGTGGTGTCGCCGGGTGCCGACGACGCGACAGACTCCGAGGACGCCAACACGCCGCCGCCGGACGACGGTAGTGGGAACGCGGGCCTGAGCGAACTTCTGGTTCCGGCGGTCGTCGGGGCACTTGCGGCGGCGGGCGTGCTCGGCGCCGCTGGCTGGTACTACCGTGAGCAGTACGGGGACGACCGCACGCCGGGCGGCGGGTCGGACGACGCCGCTGCTGGGGGCGGTGACGGTGCAGCGACCACCGGCGCGGACGAGTCCGCGGCGGGCGAGTCGACCGACGACGAACCGCCGGCGGAACTCCTGAGCAACGAGGAGCGCGTGAAGCGGTTCCTCGACCGCGAGGGCGGGCGCGCGAAACAGCAGGCGCTCGTCGACGAGATGGACTGGACTGAGGCCAAGACCAGCCAGGTGGTCAAACAGATGCGCGAGAACGACGAGGTCGAGTCGTTCCGCATCGGCCGCGAGAACGTCCTGAAGTTGCCTGACGACGAGGAGTAA
- a CDS encoding enoyl-CoA hydratase/isomerase family protein, which translates to MTAGDDVPTVEDAVADYEFVRVREDDPEYVTTVTIDRPDARNALNAQVRRELKSVLAAVEDSDARVVVLTGSDDAKAFVAGADVGELRERDAIEQRRASERPRVYEVVDDLRQPVIARLNGHALGGGLELALACDVRLAHERAKLGSPEINLGIIPGGGATQRLPRLVGEGQAMKLVLSGEPVDAEEAADIGLVEDVYDDGEFDDAVTELAASMAAHSPVALEFVKDAVKAGSRTSLEEGIEYEAELFAQLFATADKNEGIDAFFEDREPEWQGR; encoded by the coding sequence ATGACCGCGGGCGACGACGTGCCGACCGTCGAGGACGCCGTGGCGGACTACGAGTTCGTTCGCGTGCGCGAAGACGACCCCGAGTACGTCACGACGGTCACCATCGACCGCCCGGACGCGCGGAACGCGCTGAACGCGCAGGTTCGGCGGGAACTGAAGTCGGTGCTCGCGGCGGTCGAGGACAGCGACGCGCGCGTCGTCGTTCTCACGGGCAGCGACGACGCGAAGGCGTTCGTCGCGGGCGCGGACGTCGGCGAGTTACGGGAACGCGACGCCATCGAGCAGCGCCGTGCGAGCGAGCGACCTCGGGTTTACGAGGTCGTCGACGACCTCCGCCAGCCAGTCATCGCGCGACTGAACGGGCACGCGCTCGGGGGCGGCCTCGAACTCGCACTCGCCTGCGACGTCCGGCTGGCCCACGAGCGCGCGAAACTCGGGAGTCCCGAGATCAACCTCGGAATCATTCCGGGCGGCGGCGCGACCCAGCGCTTGCCGCGCCTCGTCGGCGAGGGCCAGGCGATGAAACTCGTGCTGTCGGGCGAACCGGTCGACGCCGAGGAAGCAGCGGACATCGGACTCGTCGAGGACGTGTACGACGACGGCGAGTTCGACGACGCGGTCACGGAACTGGCGGCGTCGATGGCCGCGCACAGTCCGGTCGCCCTGGAGTTCGTGAAGGACGCGGTGAAGGCGGGGTCGAGAACAAGTCTGGAGGAGGGAATCGAGTACGAGGCCGAACTGTTCGCGCAACTGTTCGCCACCGCGGACAAGAACGAGGGCATCGACGCGTTCTTCGAGGACCGCGAACCCGAGTGGCAGGGGCGGTAG
- a CDS encoding 3-hydroxyacyl-CoA dehydrogenase family protein yields the protein MKVAVLGAGTMGHGIAQVSAMAGHDVWLRDVEDDIVRDGLNSIESNLEGGVEREKVTPGERDATLDRLTGTTDLDEAAGDADLVVEAVPEDTDLKQSVLSEAADAAPADAVLASNTSSLPVTELASVLENPERFVGLHFFNPVHIMALVEVVVAEQTSDETLAFASDFVEDVGKTAVEVTDSPGFASSRLGVALGVEAMRMVEEGVADPRDVDAAMELGYNHPMGPIELGDVVGLDVRLDILEHLREELGERFRPPQSLKRKVRAGKLGKKTGEGFYIWEDGEIVGTSGERGGEQ from the coding sequence ATGAAGGTAGCCGTACTCGGCGCTGGCACGATGGGCCACGGCATCGCCCAGGTTTCGGCGATGGCGGGCCACGACGTGTGGCTCCGCGACGTGGAAGACGACATCGTGCGAGATGGGTTGAACAGCATCGAGTCGAACCTCGAGGGCGGCGTCGAGCGCGAGAAGGTGACCCCGGGCGAACGTGACGCCACGCTCGACCGGCTGACCGGGACCACGGACCTCGACGAGGCGGCGGGCGACGCCGACCTCGTCGTGGAGGCCGTGCCCGAAGACACCGACCTCAAGCAGAGCGTGCTGTCCGAGGCCGCGGACGCCGCGCCCGCCGACGCGGTGCTCGCGTCGAACACGTCCAGTCTCCCCGTCACCGAACTCGCATCGGTGCTCGAGAATCCCGAGCGGTTCGTCGGTCTGCACTTCTTCAACCCCGTACACATCATGGCGCTCGTGGAAGTCGTCGTCGCGGAGCAAACGAGCGACGAGACGCTCGCGTTCGCCAGCGATTTCGTCGAGGACGTGGGGAAGACGGCCGTCGAAGTCACCGATTCGCCCGGGTTCGCGTCCTCCCGACTCGGCGTCGCGCTGGGCGTCGAGGCGATGCGGATGGTCGAGGAAGGCGTCGCCGACCCCCGGGACGTGGACGCCGCGATGGAACTCGGCTACAACCACCCGATGGGACCCATCGAACTCGGTGACGTCGTGGGGCTGGATGTTCGCCTGGACATCCTCGAACACCTCCGGGAGGAGCTCGGCGAGCGGTTCCGCCCGCCCCAGAGTCTCAAGCGGAAGGTGCGCGCCGGGAAACTCGGGAAGAAGACCGGCGAGGGGTTCTACATCTGGGAGGACGGCGAAATCGTCGGCACGAGCGGCGAACGGGGTGGGGAGCAATGA
- a CDS encoding 5'-deoxyadenosine deaminase has translation MTLLHADTLVCDADTVLAEGALVVEGDTIAAVGGRDDLLSAYPDHERIACDVLAPGLVGGHVHSVQSLGRGMADDTELLDWLFDHVLPMEASMSAEEMRAAAELGYLELLESGTTTAIDHLSVAHADEAFEAAGESGVRALMGKVLMDKDSPEGLIEDTDDALAETEELIREYDGAWNDRVRYAVTPRFAVSCTEECLRGCRDLADEYGVRIHTHASENKGEIESVEENTGKRNIHWLDEVGLTGEDVVLAHCVWTDETEREVLAETGTHVTHCPSSNMKLASGIAPVRDYLDRGVNVALGNDGPPCNNTLDEFTEMRQASLLGKVSDLDPTALPARTVFEMATRNGAKAAGFETVGKLREGWKADVVGLRTDNARSTPIHDPFSHLAFAAHGDDVTLTMVDGDVLYRDGEHVRMDAKRVRRQAREFAKAY, from the coding sequence ATGACGCTCCTCCACGCCGACACGCTGGTCTGTGACGCCGACACCGTCCTCGCGGAGGGCGCGCTGGTCGTCGAGGGCGACACCATCGCCGCCGTCGGAGGCCGCGACGACCTGCTTTCTGCCTACCCCGACCACGAGCGCATCGCGTGCGACGTGCTCGCCCCGGGTCTCGTCGGTGGACACGTCCACTCCGTGCAGAGTCTGGGGCGCGGGATGGCCGACGACACTGAACTACTGGACTGGCTGTTCGACCACGTCCTCCCGATGGAGGCGTCGATGAGCGCCGAGGAGATGCGCGCAGCGGCGGAGTTGGGCTATCTCGAGTTACTGGAGTCCGGAACCACGACAGCCATCGACCACCTCTCCGTCGCGCACGCCGACGAGGCGTTCGAGGCCGCGGGCGAGTCGGGCGTTCGCGCGCTGATGGGGAAGGTCCTGATGGACAAGGACTCGCCCGAGGGGCTGATAGAGGACACCGACGACGCGCTGGCGGAGACCGAGGAGTTGATCCGGGAGTACGACGGCGCGTGGAACGACCGGGTTCGATACGCCGTCACGCCGCGCTTCGCGGTGTCCTGCACGGAGGAGTGCTTGCGCGGCTGTCGCGACCTTGCGGACGAGTACGGCGTTCGCATTCACACGCACGCGAGCGAGAACAAGGGCGAGATAGAGAGCGTCGAGGAGAACACCGGGAAGCGAAACATCCACTGGCTCGACGAGGTGGGGTTGACCGGCGAGGACGTCGTGCTCGCGCACTGCGTGTGGACGGACGAGACGGAACGCGAGGTGCTCGCGGAGACGGGCACGCACGTCACCCACTGCCCGTCCTCGAACATGAAACTCGCGTCCGGAATCGCGCCGGTCCGGGACTACCTCGACCGCGGCGTCAACGTCGCGTTGGGGAACGACGGTCCGCCGTGTAACAACACGCTCGACGAGTTCACGGAGATGCGCCAGGCCAGCCTCCTCGGGAAGGTGTCGGACCTCGACCCGACTGCGCTCCCCGCGCGCACGGTGTTCGAGATGGCGACGCGGAACGGCGCGAAGGCCGCCGGGTTCGAGACCGTCGGCAAACTCCGCGAGGGGTGGAAGGCCGACGTCGTCGGTCTGCGGACGGACAACGCGCGCTCGACGCCCATCCACGACCCGTTCTCCCATCTCGCGTTTGCCGCCCACGGCGACGACGTGACGCTCACGATGGTCGACGGCGACGTACTGTACCGTGACGGCGAGCACGTCCGGATGGACGCGAAGCGTGTGCGGCGACAGGCGCGGGAGTTCGCGAAGGCGTACTGA
- a CDS encoding zinc ribbon domain-containing protein has product MSGHERGGGGEQRQPGIAAVGAYIPRFRLSADAVRNALGAFHARGVESVAVPDADEDALTMAAEAGRRALAASDYDAGDVDSLFLASTTLPYDEEAGTGRLASLLGVENDARTAQFSGSTAAGGEALAASLDGASVPGEGDGDTSGVALVVASDCPQGATDESVGHAAGAGAAAVVLAPGGAGEVTERGSYNAAYPGTRFRERGNEETTGLDVTSYDRQAYRETVAGAVEDLGLEDDVAGPEAAALQAPDGDLPYRAGRSLDIDAETVAAGTAVSEIGDTGAASALLGFADAVDTGYENVLVVSYGSGGAAHAFRVTIDGRVPARVTLSGDRDLDFAGAQRRRGAFDSGVPEGGGAYVSVPSYHRTLPQRHRLVAGRCRNCGALRFPPEGACVECGKRPGYDDAQLSETGTVEVVTTISQGGAPPEFVPQQARAGDYASAVVAFEGREGGGEVSVPVQVVLVGDDAPEIGDKVVARPRLLYEQEGVRRYGVKGVPASDRRE; this is encoded by the coding sequence ATGAGCGGGCACGAGCGGGGCGGTGGCGGGGAGCAGCGACAACCCGGAATCGCCGCCGTCGGCGCGTACATCCCCCGATTCAGGCTCTCTGCAGACGCAGTACGGAACGCTCTGGGGGCGTTCCACGCGCGCGGCGTCGAGTCGGTCGCGGTTCCGGACGCGGACGAAGACGCGCTCACCATGGCGGCGGAAGCGGGACGCCGCGCGCTCGCAGCCAGCGACTACGACGCGGGCGACGTGGACTCGCTGTTCCTCGCGTCCACGACGTTACCGTACGACGAGGAGGCGGGGACGGGGCGCCTCGCGAGTCTGCTCGGCGTCGAGAACGACGCTCGAACGGCGCAGTTCTCGGGCAGCACCGCCGCCGGCGGCGAAGCGCTCGCGGCGTCGCTGGACGGTGCCAGCGTACCCGGCGAGGGTGACGGCGACACCAGCGGCGTCGCACTCGTCGTCGCGTCCGACTGCCCGCAGGGAGCAACGGACGAGTCGGTCGGCCACGCAGCGGGCGCGGGCGCCGCGGCAGTGGTCCTGGCGCCGGGCGGCGCTGGCGAGGTTACCGAACGCGGGTCGTACAATGCGGCGTACCCCGGAACCCGGTTCCGGGAGCGCGGGAACGAAGAGACGACGGGACTCGATGTGACGTCCTACGACCGGCAGGCGTACCGCGAGACGGTCGCGGGCGCTGTAGAAGACCTCGGCCTGGAGGACGATGTGGCCGGACCGGAGGCCGCGGCGCTCCAGGCGCCGGACGGTGACCTGCCGTATCGCGCGGGCCGCTCGCTCGATATCGACGCGGAGACGGTGGCTGCGGGCACCGCGGTCAGCGAGATCGGAGATACTGGCGCGGCGAGCGCGCTACTCGGGTTCGCGGACGCCGTCGACACCGGATACGAGAACGTGCTCGTGGTTTCGTACGGAAGCGGTGGCGCGGCCCACGCGTTCCGCGTGACAATCGACGGCCGCGTCCCGGCGCGGGTCACGCTGTCTGGCGACAGAGACCTCGACTTCGCGGGCGCGCAGCGACGGCGGGGCGCGTTCGACTCTGGCGTACCGGAAGGCGGCGGCGCGTACGTCAGCGTGCCGTCCTACCACCGCACGCTCCCCCAGCGTCACCGCCTCGTCGCGGGACGCTGCCGGAACTGCGGGGCGCTCCGGTTCCCGCCAGAGGGCGCGTGCGTCGAATGCGGCAAGCGTCCGGGCTACGACGACGCGCAACTCTCGGAGACGGGCACGGTGGAGGTGGTGACGACCATCTCGCAGGGCGGCGCACCGCCGGAGTTCGTCCCCCAGCAGGCCCGCGCCGGCGACTACGCGAGCGCAGTCGTCGCGTTCGAGGGGCGCGAGGGCGGCGGCGAGGTGAGCGTTCCCGTGCAGGTCGTGCTAGTGGGCGATGACGCGCCGGAGATCGGTGACAAAGTCGTGGCTCGGCCGCGCCTGCTGTACGAACAGGAGGGCGTGCGGCGGTACGGTGTGAAAGGCGTTCCGGCGAGCGACCGACGAGAGTAG
- a CDS encoding thiolase C-terminal domain-containing protein, producing the protein MRDAYIVGAGQTAFGSFPEESYRSLFATAFDRAMASADALSPEDIDEAVVGTLGVGGRQIGLSGPAVTEHVGLSVPTTRVENACAASGYAVRNAVQAVKSGMADVVLAGGYEVMTDASGDATKYWLGVSGETEWERLTGTTFAGTYAQMADAYLHEYDATVDDLSRAAVKNHANGAKNPHAHLAFECSLEDASEGTVVADPLTLYHCCPTSDGAAAVVVASEDVVDDADFDAARVAGVGAASDRVGLFERDTYTSIPASERAAEAAYEMADRNPGDVDLAEVHDCFAIAELLAYEDLGFCGRGEAPELLREGATDPDGDLPVNVSGGLKSKGHPIGATGAGQVVELWKQLTGRAGDRQVADANLALAHNVGGSGGAAVVTLLEGDQ; encoded by the coding sequence ATGCGTGACGCCTACATCGTCGGGGCGGGGCAGACGGCCTTCGGGTCGTTCCCCGAGGAGTCCTATCGCTCCCTGTTCGCCACCGCGTTCGACCGCGCGATGGCGAGCGCCGACGCCCTCTCCCCGGAGGACATCGACGAGGCAGTGGTCGGAACCCTCGGCGTGGGAGGGCGACAGATCGGGCTCTCCGGGCCGGCGGTCACCGAGCACGTCGGACTCTCCGTGCCGACGACGCGTGTCGAGAACGCCTGCGCGGCGAGCGGCTACGCCGTCCGGAACGCCGTACAAGCCGTGAAAAGCGGGATGGCGGACGTCGTCCTCGCTGGCGGCTACGAGGTGATGACGGACGCAAGCGGTGACGCCACGAAGTACTGGCTCGGCGTGAGCGGCGAGACGGAGTGGGAGCGACTCACTGGAACCACGTTCGCCGGCACGTACGCCCAGATGGCTGACGCCTACCTGCACGAGTACGATGCCACTGTCGACGACCTCTCACGGGCGGCAGTGAAGAACCACGCGAACGGCGCGAAGAACCCCCACGCGCACCTCGCGTTCGAGTGCTCGTTGGAGGACGCCAGCGAGGGGACCGTGGTCGCGGACCCGCTGACGCTCTATCACTGCTGTCCGACGAGCGACGGCGCGGCCGCCGTCGTCGTTGCGAGCGAGGACGTGGTCGACGACGCGGACTTCGACGCGGCAAGGGTCGCGGGCGTCGGCGCGGCGAGCGACCGCGTCGGCCTGTTCGAGCGCGACACCTACACGTCGATTCCGGCGAGCGAGCGCGCCGCCGAGGCGGCCTACGAGATGGCCGACCGCAACCCCGGCGACGTCGACCTCGCGGAGGTCCACGACTGCTTCGCCATCGCGGAACTGCTCGCGTACGAGGACCTCGGATTCTGTGGGCGCGGCGAGGCACCCGAGTTGCTCCGCGAGGGCGCGACTGACCCGGACGGCGACCTCCCGGTGAACGTCTCCGGCGGTCTCAAATCGAAGGGGCACCCCATCGGCGCGACCGGCGCGGGGCAGGTCGTCGAACTGTGGAAGCAACTCACCGGTCGCGCGGGCGACCGGCAGGTCGCGGACGCGAACCTCGCGCTCGCGCACAACGTCGGTGGGAGCGGCGGCGCGGCCGTCGTCACCCTGCTGGAGGGAGACCAATGA
- a CDS encoding MaoC/PaaZ C-terminal domain-containing protein — translation MAYSYEPQYFEEFEEGQTFESVGRTVTESDFVMHSAFSGDWTELHTNAEYAEDSMFGERVAHGPMTFILATGFVYRCGFLERRVKAFLGMNYMDIPAPVAMGDTISLDMEVTDTKEFSSRDDAGMVVIDTEMTNQDGEEVFSGDMKFMVKTEASA, via the coding sequence ATGGCCTACAGCTACGAGCCACAGTACTTCGAGGAGTTCGAGGAAGGGCAGACCTTCGAGAGCGTCGGGCGAACCGTCACGGAGTCGGACTTCGTGATGCACTCGGCGTTCTCCGGCGACTGGACGGAACTCCACACGAACGCAGAGTACGCCGAGGACTCCATGTTCGGGGAACGGGTCGCCCACGGCCCGATGACGTTCATCCTCGCCACCGGGTTCGTCTATCGCTGTGGGTTCCTGGAGCGCCGCGTGAAGGCCTTCCTCGGGATGAACTACATGGACATCCCGGCACCCGTGGCGATGGGCGACACTATTTCTCTGGATATGGAGGTCACGGACACCAAGGAGTTCTCCTCTCGCGACGACGCGGGCATGGTCGTCATCGACACGGAGATGACGAACCAAGACGGCGAGGAAGTTTTCTCTGGTGATATGAAGTTCATGGTGAAAACCGAGGCGTCGGCGTAA
- a CDS encoding amidohydrolase family protein, which translates to MLDDLLDEPRAIDTHAHQPTAEFLEDAGGQMMEDAANKFGTEMETWDYEAMIEEYHKAGVGRSILLGWDAETNTGNPAVPNDYVAEIRDEHPDFFVGFASVDPLKEDCVEEARRAVEDLDLSGFKFQQIAQGFDPSDPEHEELWNTIEDLGVPCVFHGGNSTLGAGSPGGRGLKIKHGNPMLLDDVAAEHPDLQILIAHPAFPWEKEQLAICQQKGNVYMDLSGWIPKYIDDQVLHYAGTILQDKVMFGTDYPMIHPGEWLESLEESTDYSDDVYRKLLWENAEEFLGL; encoded by the coding sequence ATGCTCGACGACCTGCTTGACGAACCGCGCGCCATCGACACACACGCCCACCAGCCGACCGCGGAGTTCCTCGAGGACGCCGGCGGCCAGATGATGGAGGACGCCGCGAACAAGTTCGGCACCGAGATGGAGACGTGGGACTACGAGGCGATGATCGAGGAGTACCACAAGGCGGGCGTCGGGCGTTCGATTCTGCTCGGGTGGGACGCCGAGACGAACACCGGGAACCCCGCCGTGCCGAACGACTACGTCGCCGAAATCCGGGACGAGCACCCCGATTTCTTCGTCGGATTCGCGTCCGTCGACCCGCTGAAAGAGGACTGCGTCGAGGAGGCGCGCCGGGCGGTCGAAGACCTCGACCTCTCCGGGTTCAAGTTCCAGCAGATCGCGCAGGGCTTCGACCCGAGCGACCCCGAACACGAGGAACTCTGGAACACCATCGAGGACCTGGGTGTGCCCTGTGTCTTCCACGGTGGGAACTCCACACTCGGCGCAGGCTCACCCGGCGGTCGCGGACTGAAAATCAAGCACGGGAACCCGATGCTCCTCGACGACGTCGCCGCCGAGCATCCCGACCTCCAGATTCTCATCGCACACCCGGCGTTCCCGTGGGAGAAAGAGCAACTCGCCATCTGCCAGCAGAAGGGCAACGTCTACATGGACCTCTCCGGGTGGATTCCGAAGTACATCGACGACCAGGTACTCCACTACGCGGGAACCATCCTCCAGGACAAGGTGATGTTCGGCACGGACTACCCGATGATCCACCCCGGGGAGTGGCTCGAGTCCCTCGAAGAGAGTACGGATTATTCGGACGACGTCTACCGGAAACTCCTCTGGGAGAACGCCGAGGAGTTCCTGGGACTGTAG
- a CDS encoding YjiH family protein: MSTQSEQPTRTVDVEPEARTLDEVELSEFDARHVLKFVVAFGIGAFFFLLPVPWQGEITVPFDIVVSRITASFPNAVGVYALAIIVAGGLLTTLAELDTRDVLDVGVDFSYWESSVAFWALRIAGLLLAPVMFFKLGPGWLHTASTGQFMWSTLVYSVGVIIPIGAVFITIFVELGGLEFVGTLARPLMRPLFNLPGRAALDSLASWVGSYSVGLYVTRNVFERGGYHKRDVFTIATCFSTVSIGFVGVVAATLNMLELFPIIFLAYFLCVGICGVILVRIPPISDVPKEYIDEPDPEHPFEGSGFDYLRFAVSEAVEKAEEGETFLEAAWRGFVDGLKLTSLILGTILAVGLAATLLSAHTPVFDYLGAPLVPVVRALGIPNAETVAPATIVGITEMYVPVLLVTGAAVKAKFFVAVLSVSQLIFFSSVGPMAMDMFSDVPIRFRDLVLLFVMRTIILVPVIAGMTHVVAALGLL; this comes from the coding sequence ATGAGCACGCAGTCAGAGCAACCGACGCGGACGGTAGACGTAGAACCGGAAGCGCGCACACTCGACGAAGTCGAGTTGAGCGAGTTCGACGCCAGACACGTACTGAAGTTCGTCGTCGCGTTCGGCATCGGCGCGTTCTTCTTCCTGTTGCCGGTGCCCTGGCAGGGCGAGATCACGGTACCGTTCGACATCGTCGTCAGCAGGATCACGGCATCGTTCCCGAACGCCGTCGGCGTCTACGCGCTGGCAATCATCGTCGCCGGTGGTCTCCTCACGACGCTCGCCGAACTCGACACCAGGGACGTCCTCGACGTCGGTGTCGACTTCTCGTACTGGGAGAGTTCCGTGGCGTTCTGGGCCCTCCGCATCGCCGGCCTGCTGCTCGCACCCGTGATGTTCTTCAAACTCGGTCCGGGCTGGCTTCACACCGCCAGCACCGGCCAGTTCATGTGGTCGACGCTCGTCTACAGCGTCGGCGTCATCATCCCCATCGGCGCCGTCTTCATCACCATCTTCGTGGAACTCGGCGGCCTGGAGTTCGTCGGCACGCTCGCTCGACCACTCATGCGCCCACTGTTCAACCTCCCCGGGCGTGCCGCGCTCGACAGCCTCGCGTCCTGGGTCGGGTCGTACAGCGTCGGCCTGTACGTCACCCGGAACGTCTTCGAGCGCGGCGGCTACCACAAGCGTGACGTGTTCACCATCGCGACGTGTTTCTCCACGGTGAGCATCGGGTTCGTCGGCGTCGTCGCCGCGACCCTGAACATGCTCGAGTTGTTCCCCATCATCTTCCTGGCGTACTTCCTCTGTGTCGGTATCTGCGGCGTCATCCTCGTCCGAATTCCGCCCATCAGTGACGTGCCGAAGGAGTACATCGACGAACCCGACCCCGAACACCCCTTCGAGGGGTCCGGATTCGATTACCTTCGGTTCGCCGTCAGTGAGGCCGTCGAGAAGGCCGAAGAGGGCGAGACGTTCCTCGAGGCAGCGTGGCGCGGGTTCGTAGACGGCCTGAAACTCACGAGCCTCATCCTCGGCACCATCCTCGCGGTCGGTCTCGCGGCGACGCTGCTCTCCGCGCACACGCCGGTATTCGACTACCTCGGTGCGCCACTCGTCCCGGTCGTTCGCGCGCTCGGCATTCCGAACGCGGAGACAGTCGCACCCGCCACCATTGTCGGCATCACGGAGATGTACGTGCCCGTACTGCTCGTCACCGGGGCGGCTGTGAAGGCCAAATTCTTCGTCGCGGTGCTGTCGGTCTCCCAGCTCATCTTCTTCTCCAGCGTCGGCCCGATGGCGATGGACATGTTCAGCGACGTCCCCATCAGGTTCCGCGACCTCGTGCTCCTGTTCGTGATGCGGACCATCATCCTCGTCCCCGTCATCGCCGGGATGACCCACGTCGTCGCCGCGCTCGGCCTGCTCTAA
- a CDS encoding helix-turn-helix domain-containing protein — translation MHEATLRIEDHGPYAASTRDADTRIELWCNDHCDLLHVTGSSDRALDRVEDAVGIRDGLAEGDDRVVITGDCLQRHEETVEQYLERHNCLLLPPLTYANGAKHCRVLALDPANLTAVYRDLAADHDVTVAEKHEFTTLTRDAPILSLDGVVPSLTARQRDVLRAAHRAGYYRIPRETTTEELAETFGLDRRTVEEHLRRAENKILGALVDHGVV, via the coding sequence ATGCACGAGGCGACGCTCCGCATCGAAGACCACGGGCCGTATGCAGCCAGCACCAGAGACGCCGACACCCGCATCGAACTGTGGTGTAACGATCACTGCGACCTCCTGCACGTCACAGGGTCCAGCGACCGCGCGCTCGACCGCGTGGAGGACGCGGTCGGCATCCGGGACGGGCTCGCAGAGGGGGACGACCGCGTCGTCATCACCGGCGACTGCCTGCAGCGCCACGAGGAGACCGTCGAGCAGTATCTCGAACGGCACAATTGCCTACTGTTGCCGCCACTCACGTACGCGAACGGCGCGAAACACTGCCGAGTACTTGCTCTCGATCCAGCGAACCTCACAGCCGTCTATCGGGACCTCGCGGCCGACCACGACGTCACGGTGGCAGAGAAACACGAGTTCACGACGCTCACTCGCGACGCCCCCATTCTCTCACTGGACGGCGTAGTGCCGTCACTGACGGCGCGCCAGCGTGACGTGTTGCGGGCTGCACACCGCGCGGGCTACTACCGAATTCCCCGAGAGACGACGACCGAGGAACTCGCGGAGACGTTCGGACTGGACCGCCGCACCGTCGAAGAGCACTTGCGGCGCGCCGAGAACAAAATCCTCGGTGCGCTCGTCGACCACGGCGTGGTTTAG